In Deltaproteobacteria bacterium GWC2_55_46, a single window of DNA contains:
- a CDS encoding endopeptidase La, whose protein sequence is MAEERREEEQLEIPDVLPLLPVRDVVIFPFMIVPLFVGRERSINAVDAALTKDRLVFTATQKDITKEDPEPEDLYTSGTVCMIMRMLKLPDGRVKILVQGLSRGNIASFAQTRPHYSVAIDKIKEPPVIELSLEVEALMRTVREQLEKLSSLGKVVFQEVMMVLDNIVDPGRMADLVAANLGLKIDEGQSVLETLDPVKRLEKVNEYLVKELQVAQMQVKIQSQAKEEMDKSQREYYLREQMRAIKNELGDIEEPSEELEELRDKLKKAKMPQDVDKEAIKQLDRLEMMHPDAAEAALIRTYLEWLVDLPWAKQTKDTLDIEKARKVLDTDHYNLEKVKERILEYLAVRKLQPKTKGPILCFVGPPGVGKTSLGRSIAKAMGRNFVRISLGGIKDEAEIRGHRRTYVGALPGRIIQGIKQAGTNNPVFMMDEIDKIGMDFRGDPSSALLEVLDPEQNYAFSDHYLNIPFDLSKVMFITTANMTDPIPEPLLDRMELLNLPGYTEEEKLEIARKFIVPRQIKEHGLAKKLITFPDVAIKKIISQYTREAGLRNLEREIASICRKVAKKVASGRQSQTVITPRMVQEFLGIPKFIPESEQEFDEVGVATGLAWTPVGGEILYIEATIMNGKGQLTLTGHLGDVMKESAHAALSYARSRADMFKLKPDFYKDLDIHIHVPSGAIPKDGPSAGITMATALISALTQTPIDKDIAMTGEITLRGRVLPVGGIKEKCLAALRAKITNIIIPERNKKDIEDIPKDIRKKLNFTFVKHMDDVLKVIFKKHKVPGGRKISPRKIKPSGRKHARP, encoded by the coding sequence ATGGCAGAAGAGAGAAGAGAAGAGGAGCAGCTGGAGATACCGGACGTACTGCCGCTCCTGCCGGTAAGGGATGTAGTCATATTCCCGTTCATGATAGTCCCCCTTTTCGTGGGGCGCGAGCGCTCGATAAACGCCGTGGACGCGGCCCTTACAAAGGACAGGCTTGTCTTCACGGCCACGCAGAAGGACATAACCAAGGAAGACCCGGAGCCGGAAGACCTGTACACGTCAGGCACCGTCTGCATGATAATGAGGATGCTGAAGCTCCCGGACGGCAGGGTGAAGATACTCGTCCAGGGCCTGAGCAGGGGCAATATCGCGAGCTTCGCCCAGACCAGGCCCCACTACTCGGTAGCGATAGACAAGATAAAAGAGCCGCCGGTAATAGAGCTTTCGCTCGAGGTGGAGGCCCTCATGAGGACCGTGAGGGAGCAGCTCGAAAAGCTCTCCTCCCTTGGCAAGGTCGTATTCCAGGAAGTAATGATGGTCCTGGACAATATCGTGGACCCGGGCAGGATGGCCGACCTTGTCGCCGCCAACCTTGGGCTCAAGATAGACGAGGGGCAGTCGGTCCTTGAAACGCTCGACCCGGTAAAGAGGCTCGAGAAGGTGAACGAGTACCTTGTCAAGGAGCTCCAGGTCGCCCAGATGCAGGTGAAGATTCAGTCCCAGGCCAAAGAGGAGATGGACAAGAGCCAGCGGGAGTATTACCTGCGCGAGCAGATGAGGGCTATAAAGAACGAGCTCGGCGACATAGAGGAGCCCTCCGAAGAGCTTGAAGAGCTCAGGGACAAGCTTAAGAAGGCGAAGATGCCGCAGGACGTCGACAAGGAGGCCATCAAGCAGCTCGACAGGCTCGAGATGATGCACCCGGACGCGGCGGAAGCAGCGCTCATCCGCACCTATCTCGAATGGCTCGTCGACCTTCCGTGGGCAAAGCAGACCAAGGACACCCTCGATATAGAAAAGGCCCGGAAGGTGCTCGACACCGACCACTACAACCTTGAGAAGGTGAAGGAACGGATACTCGAATACCTCGCCGTAAGAAAGCTCCAGCCCAAGACCAAGGGGCCGATACTCTGCTTTGTCGGCCCCCCTGGCGTGGGCAAGACCTCGCTCGGCCGCTCCATAGCCAAGGCCATGGGGAGGAACTTCGTCAGGATTTCCCTCGGCGGCATAAAGGACGAGGCCGAGATACGGGGGCACAGGCGCACATACGTCGGGGCGCTCCCCGGGCGTATAATACAGGGCATAAAGCAGGCGGGGACCAATAACCCCGTCTTCATGATGGACGAGATAGACAAGATCGGGATGGACTTCAGGGGGGACCCCTCCTCGGCGCTCCTCGAGGTACTCGACCCGGAGCAGAACTACGCCTTCAGCGACCATTACCTGAACATCCCCTTCGACCTCTCGAAGGTGATGTTCATAACAACGGCCAACATGACCGACCCGATACCGGAGCCTCTGCTGGACAGGATGGAGCTACTCAACCTGCCCGGCTACACCGAGGAGGAGAAGCTCGAGATAGCGCGCAAGTTCATCGTGCCCAGGCAGATAAAGGAGCACGGGCTCGCGAAAAAGCTCATAACCTTCCCAGACGTCGCGATAAAGAAGATCATCTCCCAGTACACAAGAGAGGCCGGGCTCCGGAACCTCGAGCGCGAGATAGCGTCCATCTGCCGCAAGGTCGCCAAGAAGGTAGCCTCAGGCAGGCAGTCGCAGACGGTCATCACCCCGCGTATGGTACAGGAGTTCCTGGGCATCCCCAAGTTTATCCCGGAGAGCGAGCAGGAGTTCGACGAGGTCGGAGTGGCTACAGGGCTTGCCTGGACCCCGGTCGGAGGCGAGATACTCTACATAGAAGCCACCATAATGAACGGCAAGGGGCAGCTTACGCTTACCGGCCACCTGGGCGACGTCATGAAAGAGAGCGCGCATGCCGCCCTCTCCTACGCGAGGTCAAGGGCCGACATGTTCAAGCTCAAACCTGATTTCTATAAAGACCTCGACATCCATATCCATGTCCCGTCCGGCGCCATCCCCAAGGACGGCCCCTCGGCAGGTATAACCATGGCCACCGCGCTCATCTCCGCCCTCACGCAGACCCCGATAGACAAGGACATAGCGATGACGGGCGAGATCACGCTACGCGGCAGGGTGCTCCCGGTCGGCGGCATAAAGGAAAAGTGCCTGGCGGCCCTCCGGGCCAAGATAACAAATATCATCATCCCGGAGCGCAACAAGAAGGATATCGAGGACATACCGAAGGACATAAGGAAGAAACTCAACTTCACCTTCGTCAAGCACATGGACGATGTACTGAAGGTAATATTCAAGAAGCACAAGGTGCCGGGGGGCCGGAAGATAAGCCCAAGAAAGATCAAACCTTCCGGGCGCAAGCACGCGAGGCCCTGA
- a CDS encoding thiamine-phosphate kinase, with protein MPLKKLGEDAFIKGLAERFKSRHPRLLKGIGDDTSVTAQAGGRALLATTDILVEGTHFRRDYTPAYLLGKKSLSVSLSDIAAMGGSPLFFLVSIALPPDIGKKFLDELYRGLADVSSRWGCRLAGGNTARTPDGIMVSTTVFGEAAEDEIVYRKGARSGDVIFVTGTLGSSALGLKVLGDHGPGSLKRGPYKGSVARHLDPEPRLKAGRALAESRLATAMMDISDGLALDLKRLCLESRKAAAVYLSSIPISEELKRYGEKTGRSPRLDFALTGGEDYELLFTSPEENIPRLSALSRKLSLPFTPIGKILSGRARRTVTVIGEDGSPFVLKRLGFEHF; from the coding sequence ATGCCTCTTAAAAAGCTCGGCGAAGACGCGTTCATAAAGGGCCTTGCCGAAAGATTCAAGTCGAGGCACCCCCGCCTGTTAAAGGGTATCGGCGACGATACCAGCGTTACCGCGCAGGCAGGGGGCAGGGCCCTTCTCGCCACGACCGACATCCTCGTCGAGGGCACGCATTTCAGGCGGGACTATACGCCCGCCTACCTTCTCGGGAAGAAATCCCTATCGGTTTCGCTATCGGATATCGCCGCCATGGGCGGCTCTCCCCTTTTCTTTCTCGTCTCCATCGCCCTGCCGCCTGATATCGGGAAAAAATTCCTGGACGAGCTCTACAGGGGGCTCGCGGATGTTTCCAGCAGGTGGGGCTGCCGCCTTGCCGGCGGGAATACCGCAAGGACCCCTGACGGCATCATGGTATCGACGACCGTCTTCGGCGAGGCGGCCGAAGACGAGATCGTCTACAGGAAGGGGGCGCGCTCAGGCGACGTCATCTTTGTGACCGGGACGCTCGGCTCTTCTGCCTTAGGCCTTAAGGTGCTTGGCGATCACGGCCCAGGGTCGTTAAAGCGCGGGCCGTACAAGGGCTCTGTAGCAAGACACCTCGACCCGGAGCCGCGCCTCAAGGCCGGAAGGGCGCTGGCCGAGTCCCGCCTTGCAACCGCCATGATGGACATAAGCGACGGACTGGCCCTCGACTTGAAGAGGCTCTGCCTGGAGAGCAGGAAGGCCGCTGCCGTTTATTTAAGCTCCATCCCTATTTCCGAGGAGTTGAAGAGGTACGGGGAGAAGACGGGCAGATCGCCCAGATTGGACTTCGCCCTTACCGGCGGAGAGGACTATGAGCTCCTTTTCACCTCACCTGAAGAGAATATCCCAAGGCTTTCTGCCCTGTCCAGAAAGCTCTCTCTACCGTTTACGCCCATCGGAAAGATACTCTCGGGGAGAGCCAGGAGGACCGTAACGGTCATCGGCGAGGACGGCAGCCCCTTTGTGCTTAAGAGGCTGGGCTTCGAGCATTTTTAA